CGCGCTACGCAAACAGTTCGCAGGTTTCGAAGCCGGCGGCGAACGTCGCGCCCGAAGGAAGCCATGTCAGTACCGGCCCGATGGTGAAGCCAACGCAGAAGGAATCTGAAGCACCTCCGCGGCCCGGTGCTGCGGAAGAGCGTAGAAATGACGTGGAACCGAAGGCCGCGGAAGCAACGCGGGCCACCCGTCCGCGCGCGGACGAGGCAGCCACAAGCGAGCCCATGACTGACACGCAAGGTGGCGAGGAGCGTGCGAAGCTCCAGGGTGCGCTCGACGACTGGATCGCCGCGACGAATGCGCGCGACATCCAACGGCAGATGAATTTCTACAACCAGACGGTCAACGCCTTCTATCTGACGCGCAACGTGCCGCGCGAAGCGGTCCGCGCCGAGAAGTCACGCGTTTTCGCCCGTGCCGAAGTGGTTGATATAAAGGCCGCGGCGCCCGGTATCCGCGTGAGCCGCGACG
The nucleotide sequence above comes from Pyrinomonadaceae bacterium. Encoded proteins:
- a CDS encoding nuclear transport factor 2 family protein; this translates as MENRPHDSSLSPSDNDGITSEQTLDTPHFDEISIQNAQPAVPLGRIKGRRLWPLALILMLASSLVGAVLGLALSRYANSSQVSKPAANVAPEGSHVSTGPMVKPTQKESEAPPRPGAAEERRNDVEPKAAEATRATRPRADEAATSEPMTDTQGGEERAKLQGALDDWIAATNARDIQRQMNFYNQTVNAFYLTRNVPREAVRAEKSRVFARAEVVDIKAAAPGIRVSRDGRTATMRFRKKYAIEGGGEDRRGEVVQELRWQRTDDGWKIVSERDLRVIN